A section of the Pseudomonas sp. FP453 genome encodes:
- a CDS encoding response regulator transcription factor, producing MTRILTIEDDAVTAREIVAELSSHGLDVDWVDNGREGLVRAVSGDYDLITLDRMLPELDGLAIVTTLRTIGVSTPILMISALSDVDERVRGLRAGGDDYLTKPFASDEMAARVEVLLRRKSTVKEFETALRVADLELNLISREASRAEQPLSLLPTEYKLLEFLMRNTGQILSRMMIFEEVWGYHFDPGTNLIDVHIGRLRKKIDPPGLTPLIRTVRGSGYVIAEPL from the coding sequence ATGACCCGCATTTTGACCATCGAGGATGACGCCGTAACAGCCCGCGAGATCGTCGCCGAGCTGAGTAGCCATGGACTGGACGTAGATTGGGTAGACAACGGCCGCGAAGGCCTGGTCCGCGCCGTGAGCGGCGATTACGACCTGATCACCCTCGACCGCATGCTGCCGGAACTCGATGGCCTGGCCATCGTGACCACCCTGCGCACCATCGGTGTGTCGACACCGATCCTGATGATCAGCGCCCTCTCCGACGTGGACGAACGGGTGCGCGGCCTGCGCGCCGGCGGTGACGACTACCTGACCAAGCCCTTCGCCTCCGATGAAATGGCCGCCCGCGTCGAAGTGCTGCTGCGGCGCAAAAGCACGGTCAAGGAATTCGAGACCGCCCTGCGCGTGGCCGACCTCGAACTCAACCTGATCAGCCGCGAAGCCAGCCGTGCCGAGCAGCCGCTGAGCCTGCTGCCCACTGAATACAAGCTGCTGGAATTCCTCATGCGCAACACCGGGCAGATCCTCTCGCGCATGATGATCTTCGAGGAAGTCTGGGGTTACCACTTCGACCCTGGCACCAACCTGATCGACGTGCACATCGGGCGCCTGCGCAAGAAAATCGATCCACCGGGCCTCACGCCGCTGATCCGCACGGTACGAGGTTCCGGTTATGTCATTGCTGAACCCCTCTAA
- a CDS encoding multidrug effflux MFS transporter — protein sequence MTQRALSTGFWLVLLTVLIALPRITLDLHLPALPAMADHFRSSDSQLQLTLTLYTLGSAISLLIAGPLTDRFGRRPVLLAGLLLYVVATVACALADSLTVLIIARLFQALGGCCTTVIGRVIVRDHFDRHEQARLLGLISMAMAVSPMAAPVLGSLMLPFINWRGLFVLLGVIGAVLCLVVFRRLPETRPPAVAAAPPSNLLRIYGQLLRDRYFLRYSLAIGCVYSTYFPFIAESSALLQRGYGLSATAYALVFAATISGYMLGANLFRRLVLRFEPDRLIAGAIALNVLGSLMLAAATAVLPGEWLAIVLPMVVIMVSVGMVIPACQLAVLQPYGAIAGTASGLFFFTQMFLTALSSWATGLLSDGTPTPLVIMTVAASTLLVTGWLMLRKTKCGSGLAREGGVPVN from the coding sequence ATGACCCAACGCGCCCTCTCCACCGGGTTCTGGCTGGTGCTGCTGACCGTGCTGATCGCCCTGCCGCGCATCACCCTGGACCTGCACCTGCCCGCCCTGCCGGCCATGGCCGACCACTTCCGCAGCAGCGACAGCCAACTGCAACTGACCCTGACCCTGTACACCCTCGGCTCGGCGATTTCCCTGCTGATCGCCGGCCCGCTCACCGACCGCTTCGGCCGCCGCCCGGTGCTGCTGGCCGGGCTGTTGCTGTACGTAGTGGCGACCGTGGCCTGCGCCCTGGCCGACAGCCTCACGGTGCTGATCATCGCCCGGTTGTTCCAGGCCCTCGGCGGTTGCTGCACCACGGTGATCGGCCGCGTGATCGTGCGTGATCACTTCGACCGTCACGAGCAGGCGCGCTTGCTGGGGCTGATCTCCATGGCCATGGCCGTGTCACCCATGGCCGCGCCGGTGCTGGGCAGCCTGATGCTGCCGTTCATCAACTGGCGTGGACTGTTTGTGCTGCTGGGGGTGATCGGTGCCGTGCTGTGCCTCGTGGTGTTTCGCCGCCTGCCCGAGACCCGTCCGCCTGCCGTCGCCGCCGCGCCGCCGAGCAATCTGTTGCGCATCTACGGTCAGCTCCTGCGCGACCGTTATTTCCTGCGCTATTCCCTGGCCATTGGCTGCGTGTACAGCACGTATTTCCCGTTCATTGCGGAGTCGTCGGCGTTGTTGCAACGGGGCTATGGCCTGTCTGCCACGGCTTATGCGCTGGTGTTTGCGGCGACCATCAGCGGCTACATGCTGGGGGCGAATCTGTTTCGCCGGTTGGTGCTGCGGTTCGAGCCGGATCGGTTGATTGCAGGTGCCATCGCATTGAATGTGCTGGGCAGCCTGATGCTCGCGGCGGCGACCGCCGTGTTGCCGGGTGAATGGCTGGCGATCGTGTTGCCGATGGTGGTGATCATGGTGTCGGTAGGGATGGTGATTCCAGCCTGTCAGCTGGCGGTGTTGCAGCCGTATGGCGCGATTGCGGGGACGGCGTCGGGGCTGTTCTTTTTTACCCAGATGTTTTTGACAGCATTGAGCAGTTGGGCGACGGGGTTGTTGTCCGATGGCACCCCAACTCCCTTGGTGATCATGACTGTCGCCGCAAGCACCTTGCTGGTCACAGGTTGGCTGATGCTGCGCAAAACCAAATGTGGGAGCGGGCTTGCCCGCGAAGGCGGTGTGCCAGTCAACTGA
- a CDS encoding MurR/RpiR family transcriptional regulator, which yields MSRTDPETTLEDTVASPPINAERLLQLITDEYESLPRQLKRIASYMSQQSDRIMVDRISDIARECEVHPSAIVRFSQRFGFSGFSEMQALFREAYTHKTTPVQNYQQRIRSMIANKSQKASGGDLARECVNATLSGIERLGLELDDVAFDKAVDLVVNADNIYVVGVRRSFAVADYLVYNLQHTNKRIHLISGLGGSYREQMRSVRANDLVIAISFTPYGKETQHCLRIAQHHQAKTLIITDSNLSPLAKRANAVLLVNEGSSFAFRSLSATLCLCQALFIAVAYRLELKVDEIHEQVGFDD from the coding sequence ATGTCCCGCACCGATCCCGAGACCACCCTGGAAGACACCGTCGCCAGCCCTCCGATCAATGCCGAACGTCTGTTGCAGCTGATCACCGACGAATATGAAAGCCTGCCCCGCCAGCTCAAGCGCATCGCCAGCTACATGAGCCAGCAGAGCGACCGCATCATGGTGGACCGCATCAGCGACATCGCCCGCGAGTGCGAAGTGCACCCGTCGGCCATCGTGCGGTTTTCCCAGCGCTTTGGTTTCAGTGGCTTCAGTGAGATGCAGGCGCTGTTTCGCGAGGCCTACACCCACAAGACCACGCCGGTGCAGAACTACCAGCAGCGCATCCGCAGCATGATTGCCAACAAGTCGCAGAAAGCCAGCGGCGGCGACCTGGCGCGCGAATGCGTCAACGCGACCTTGTCCGGTATCGAACGGTTGGGGCTGGAACTGGATGACGTGGCCTTCGACAAAGCCGTGGACCTGGTGGTGAACGCCGACAATATCTACGTGGTCGGCGTGCGCCGTTCCTTCGCGGTGGCCGATTACCTGGTCTACAACCTGCAGCACACCAACAAGCGCATCCACCTGATCTCCGGCCTGGGCGGCAGCTACCGCGAGCAGATGCGCAGCGTGCGCGCCAATGACCTGGTGATCGCCATCAGCTTCACGCCCTACGGCAAAGAGACCCAGCACTGCCTGCGCATCGCCCAGCATCATCAGGCCAAGACCCTGATCATCACCGACAGCAACCTGTCGCCCCTGGCCAAGCGGGCGAACGCGGTGCTGTTGGTGAATGAGGGCTCGTCGTTTGCCTTCCGCTCGTTGAGCGCGACGTTGTGCCTGTGCCAGGCGTTGTTTATTGCGGTGGCGTATCGCTTGGAGTTGAAGGTGGATGAGATTCACGAGCAGGTGGGGTTTGATGATTGA
- the iolC gene encoding 5-dehydro-2-deoxygluconokinase, whose translation MGQTRFASGRQLDLICLGRLGVDLYAQQVGARLEDVSSFAKYLGGSSANIAFGTARLGLKSAMLSRVGDDHMGRFLVESLAREGCDVSGIKVDPERLTALVLLGLKDRETFPLVFYRENCADMALRAEDISEAFIASSKALLITGTHFSTDSVYKASIQALDYAAKHNVKRVLDIDYRPVLWGLAGKADGETRFVADQNVSAHVQTILPRFDLIVGTEEEFLIAGGSEDLLTALRRVRELTPATLVVKLGPQGCTVIHGAIPSRLEDGAIYPGVRVEVLNVLGAGDAFMSGFLSGWINDASDERCSQLANACGGLVVSRHACAPAMPTPAELEYLFNSPVPITRPDRDETLQRLHRVTVPRKAWKQLFIFAFDHRWQLVDLAQRGGQDTTRISAIKQLFIQAIERVERKLSEQGVEADVGLLADQRFGQDALNAASGRGWWIARPVEVQNSRPLALEHGRSLGSNLIAWPQEQIIKCLVQYHPDDEPLLRLEQEAQLKAVYDASVVSGHELLLEVIPPKDHPSTYPDVLYRSLKRLYNLGIYPAWWKIEAQSAEDWKKLDELIQERDPYCRGVVLLGLNASAECLAEGFQQAGQSTTCRGFAVGRTIFQEPSRAWLAGEIDDEALIQRVQATFEQLINAWRSARA comes from the coding sequence ATGGGCCAGACTCGTTTTGCCAGTGGGCGTCAATTGGATCTGATTTGCCTCGGGCGCCTGGGCGTCGACCTCTATGCGCAGCAAGTGGGTGCGCGGCTTGAGGACGTGTCCAGCTTTGCCAAGTACCTCGGCGGTTCCTCCGCCAATATCGCCTTTGGCACCGCCCGGCTTGGCCTCAAGTCGGCGATGTTGAGCCGGGTCGGCGACGACCATATGGGGCGCTTCCTCGTCGAATCCCTGGCCCGTGAAGGCTGCGATGTCAGCGGTATCAAGGTCGACCCGGAGCGCCTCACCGCGCTGGTGCTGCTGGGCCTCAAGGACCGCGAAACCTTCCCCCTGGTGTTCTACCGCGAAAACTGCGCCGACATGGCCCTGCGCGCCGAAGACATCAGCGAAGCCTTTATTGCCTCCAGCAAAGCCCTGCTGATCACCGGCACGCATTTCTCCACCGACAGCGTGTACAAGGCCAGCATCCAGGCGCTGGACTATGCGGCCAAGCACAACGTCAAGCGCGTGCTGGATATCGACTACCGCCCGGTGCTCTGGGGCCTGGCGGGCAAGGCCGACGGCGAGACGCGGTTTGTTGCCGACCAGAATGTCAGTGCCCATGTGCAGACGATCCTGCCGCGCTTTGACCTGATCGTTGGCACGGAAGAAGAATTCCTCATCGCCGGCGGCAGCGAAGATTTGCTCACCGCCCTGCGCCGCGTGCGTGAACTGACGCCGGCGACCCTGGTGGTCAAGCTCGGCCCGCAGGGTTGCACGGTGATCCACGGCGCAATCCCTTCGCGCTTGGAAGATGGCGCGATCTATCCCGGCGTGCGGGTTGAAGTGCTCAACGTGCTCGGCGCTGGCGATGCGTTCATGTCGGGCTTTCTCAGCGGCTGGATCAACGACGCCAGCGACGAACGTTGCAGCCAGTTGGCCAACGCCTGCGGCGGTCTTGTTGTGTCACGCCACGCCTGCGCGCCGGCCATGCCGACCCCGGCCGAGCTGGAATACCTGTTCAACAGCCCGGTGCCGATCACCCGCCCCGACCGCGACGAAACCCTGCAACGCCTGCACCGCGTGACGGTGCCGCGCAAAGCCTGGAAGCAGCTGTTCATCTTTGCCTTCGATCACCGCTGGCAACTGGTGGACCTGGCCCAGCGCGGCGGCCAGGACACCACGCGCATCAGTGCGATCAAGCAGCTGTTTATCCAGGCCATCGAACGTGTGGAACGCAAGCTGAGCGAGCAGGGCGTCGAGGCCGATGTGGGCCTGTTGGCCGACCAGCGCTTCGGCCAGGACGCGCTCAATGCTGCCAGCGGTCGCGGCTGGTGGATCGCGCGCCCGGTGGAGGTGCAGAACTCGCGCCCGCTGGCGCTGGAACACGGGCGTTCGCTGGGCAGCAACCTGATTGCCTGGCCCCAGGAACAAATCATCAAGTGCCTGGTGCAATACCACCCGGACGACGAACCGCTGTTGCGTCTTGAGCAGGAAGCCCAGCTCAAGGCGGTGTACGACGCCTCCGTGGTCAGTGGCCATGAGCTGTTGCTGGAAGTCATCCCGCCCAAGGATCACCCGTCCACGTATCCGGATGTGCTGTATCGCAGCCTCAAGCGCTTGTACAACCTGGGCATCTACCCGGCGTGGTGGAAGATCGAGGCGCAGTCGGCCGAGGATTGGAAAAAGCTCGATGAGCTGATCCAGGAACGTGACCCGTATTGCCGTGGCGTGGTCTTGTTGGGATTGAACGCCTCGGCCGAATGCCTGGCCGAGGGTTTCCAGCAAGCGGGCCAGAGCACGACCTGTCGTGGTTTTGCGGTGGGCCGCACGATCTTCCAGGAGCCGAGCCGTGCGTGGCTGGCGGGGGAAATCGATGATGAGGCTTTGATCCAGCGCGTGCAGGCGACCTTTGAACAGCTGATCAATGCCTGGCGCAGCGCCCGCGCATAA
- the iolE gene encoding myo-inosose-2 dehydratase encodes MPAIRIGINPISWSNDDLPALGGETPLSTALSEGKEIGYEGFELNGKFPKDAKGVGDVLRPYDLALVSGWYSSRLARRSVAEEIEAIAAHVELLKQNGATVLVYGEVADSIQGSRIRLIERPRFHSEQAWQEYADKLTELARFTLSQGVRLAYHHHMGAYVESPEDIDQLMKRTGPEVGLLFDSGHCYMGGGEPLEVLKKHIDRVCHVHFKDVRKPVVQLARNQMWSFPDCIVNGTFTVPGDGDIEFGELLDVLLAAKYEGWLVVEAEQDPAVAPSYIYAKKGYDTLRALLTERTQA; translated from the coding sequence ATGCCCGCAATCCGAATTGGCATCAACCCGATTTCCTGGAGCAACGACGACCTGCCGGCCCTGGGTGGTGAAACACCCCTGAGCACCGCCCTGAGCGAAGGCAAGGAAATCGGCTACGAAGGTTTCGAACTCAACGGCAAATTCCCCAAGGACGCCAAGGGCGTCGGCGATGTGCTGCGCCCGTACGACCTGGCGCTGGTCTCCGGCTGGTACTCCAGCCGCCTGGCGCGGCGTTCGGTGGCGGAAGAAATCGAGGCCATCGCCGCTCACGTCGAGCTGCTCAAACAAAACGGCGCGACGGTGCTGGTGTACGGCGAAGTGGCCGACTCGATCCAGGGCTCACGCATCCGCCTGATCGAACGCCCGCGGTTCCACAGCGAGCAGGCCTGGCAGGAATATGCCGACAAGCTCACTGAGCTGGCGCGTTTCACCCTGTCCCAGGGCGTGCGCCTGGCGTATCACCACCATATGGGCGCCTACGTTGAATCCCCGGAAGACATCGATCAACTCATGAAGCGCACCGGCCCGGAAGTCGGCCTGCTGTTCGACTCCGGCCATTGCTATATGGGCGGCGGCGAGCCCCTCGAGGTGCTGAAAAAACACATCGACCGCGTCTGCCACGTGCACTTCAAGGACGTGCGCAAGCCGGTGGTGCAACTGGCGCGCAACCAGATGTGGAGCTTCCCGGATTGCATCGTCAACGGCACCTTCACTGTGCCCGGCGACGGCGACATCGAGTTTGGCGAACTGCTCGACGTACTGCTGGCCGCGAAGTACGAGGGTTGGTTGGTGGTGGAAGCCGAGCAGGACCCGGCCGTGGCGCCCAGCTATATCTATGCCAAAAAGGGCTACGACACCCTGCGTGCGCTGCTCACCGAGAGGACACAAGCATGA
- the iolB gene encoding 5-deoxy-glucuronate isomerase yields MSLLVKSNKRGQTMVALEDGRLEYVGFKAYRLSLGETLPVSAGDKELCLVLLSGRVNIEGEGFNWQNLGDRQSVFEDKSPFAAYLPPGTVAQVTALSDVQIAVCAAPGTEGYEPRLIRPDDCKRSVRGKGANTRYVCDILPDTSPAHSLLVVEVRTPSGHSSSYPPHKHDTDDLPHQSFLEETYYHQINPPQGFVFQRVYTDDRSIDQAMAVENSDLVVVPKGYHPVSVPYGYESYYLNVMAGPKRAWHFHNDPQHSWLLDL; encoded by the coding sequence ATGAGCCTGTTGGTCAAGAGCAACAAACGCGGGCAAACCATGGTCGCCCTCGAAGACGGGCGCCTGGAGTACGTGGGCTTTAAAGCCTACCGCCTGAGCCTGGGGGAAACCTTGCCGGTCAGCGCCGGTGATAAGGAGCTGTGCCTGGTGCTGCTCAGCGGTCGGGTGAACATCGAAGGCGAGGGTTTCAATTGGCAGAACCTCGGTGATCGCCAGTCGGTGTTTGAAGACAAATCACCGTTTGCCGCTTACCTGCCGCCCGGCACCGTCGCCCAGGTCACCGCCTTGAGCGATGTGCAGATTGCCGTGTGCGCCGCCCCTGGCACCGAAGGCTATGAGCCCCGTCTGATCCGCCCGGACGACTGCAAGCGCAGCGTGCGCGGCAAGGGCGCCAACACCCGCTACGTGTGCGACATCCTGCCGGACACGTCGCCGGCCCATTCCCTGCTGGTGGTGGAAGTGCGCACGCCGTCCGGGCATTCGTCGAGCTACCCGCCGCACAAGCACGACACCGACGATTTGCCGCACCAGAGCTTTCTCGAAGAAACCTACTACCACCAGATCAATCCGCCCCAGGGCTTCGTGTTCCAGCGCGTGTACACCGACGACCGCAGCATCGACCAGGCCATGGCCGTGGAGAACAGCGACCTGGTGGTGGTGCCCAAGGGTTACCACCCGGTCAGCGTGCCGTACGGTTACGAGTCCTATTACTTGAACGTGATGGCCGGCCCCAAGCGTGCCTGGCATTTCCACAACGACCCGCAGCACAGCTGGCTACTGGACCTTTAA
- the iolD gene encoding 3D-(3,5/4)-trihydroxycyclohexane-1,2-dione acylhydrolase (decyclizing): MTTTRLTMAQALVKFLDNQYIEVDGVQSKFVAGVFTIFGHGNVLGLGQALEQDAGDLVVHQGRNEQGMAHAAIGFAKQHLRRKVYACTASVGPGAANMLTAAATATANRIPLLLLPGDVYASRQPDPVLQQIEQFHDLSISTNDAFRSVSKYWDRINRPEQLMTAAIHAMRVLTDPAETGAVTLALPQDVQAEAWDYPDYFLQKRVHRIDRRPATTAMIGDALAAFRGKRKPLIVCGGGVKYSGANAALQAFAERFDIPFAETQAGKSAVVSSHPLNVGGIGETGCLAANLLAPEADLIIGIGTRYTDFTTSSKSLFKHPDVKFLNLNISPCDVLKLDAVQVLGDAQLALEALADALGDYRSGWGEQIVEAKAQLDAEVDRVHQVEYDGDGFVPEVDDHLDRGVLREFIELTGSCLTQSRVLGVLNDTLADDAIIVAAAGSLPGDLQRAWRSKGVNTYHVEYGYSCMGYEINAALGVKLAEPSKEVYALVGDGSYMMLHSELATSIQERRKINVVLLDNMAFGCINNLQIGNGMDSFGTEFRYRNPESGKLDGGLVPVDFAMSAAAYGCKTYKVSTVEQLEAALADARTQTVSTLIDIKVLPKTMIHGYLSWWRVGVAQVSTSARTNAAAKKLNEQLAKARQY; this comes from the coding sequence ATGACCACAACCCGACTGACCATGGCCCAGGCCCTGGTGAAGTTCCTCGACAACCAATACATCGAAGTCGATGGCGTGCAGAGCAAGTTTGTCGCCGGCGTGTTCACCATTTTCGGCCACGGCAACGTGCTCGGCCTGGGCCAGGCGCTGGAACAGGACGCCGGTGACCTGGTGGTGCACCAGGGCCGCAACGAACAGGGCATGGCCCACGCGGCCATCGGTTTTGCCAAGCAGCACCTGCGCCGCAAGGTCTATGCGTGTACCGCCTCCGTCGGCCCCGGCGCGGCGAATATGCTCACCGCCGCCGCGACGGCCACGGCCAACCGTATCCCGTTGCTGCTGTTGCCCGGCGATGTCTACGCCAGCCGCCAGCCCGACCCGGTTTTGCAACAGATCGAGCAGTTCCACGACCTGAGCATCAGCACCAACGACGCGTTCCGTTCGGTGAGCAAATACTGGGACCGCATCAACCGTCCCGAGCAGCTCATGACCGCAGCGATCCATGCGATGCGTGTACTCACCGATCCTGCCGAAACCGGCGCCGTCACGTTAGCGTTGCCGCAGGATGTGCAGGCTGAAGCCTGGGACTACCCCGACTATTTCCTGCAAAAACGCGTGCACCGTATCGACCGGCGCCCGGCCACCACCGCGATGATCGGCGATGCCTTGGCGGCCTTCCGGGGCAAGCGCAAGCCGCTGATCGTCTGCGGTGGCGGGGTCAAGTACTCCGGCGCGAATGCGGCGTTGCAAGCGTTTGCCGAGCGTTTTGATATCCCTTTTGCGGAAACCCAGGCGGGCAAGAGCGCGGTGGTCTCCAGCCACCCGTTGAACGTCGGCGGGATTGGCGAAACCGGCTGCCTGGCCGCCAACCTGCTGGCGCCGGAGGCCGACCTGATCATCGGTATCGGCACCCGCTATACCGATTTCACCACCTCGTCCAAGTCGCTGTTCAAGCACCCGGATGTGAAGTTTCTCAACCTCAATATCAGCCCTTGTGACGTGTTGAAGCTCGACGCCGTGCAAGTGCTCGGCGATGCGCAGCTGGCCCTTGAAGCGCTGGCCGACGCCCTTGGCGATTACCGTTCCGGCTGGGGCGAACAGATCGTGGAGGCCAAGGCGCAGCTGGATGCCGAGGTCGACCGCGTGCACCAGGTGGAATACGACGGCGACGGCTTCGTGCCCGAAGTCGATGACCACCTCGACCGTGGCGTCCTGCGTGAATTCATCGAACTGACCGGCTCGTGCCTGACCCAGAGCCGTGTGCTCGGCGTGCTCAATGACACCCTGGCCGACGACGCCATCATCGTCGCCGCCGCCGGCAGCCTGCCCGGTGACCTACAGCGCGCCTGGCGCAGCAAGGGCGTCAACACCTACCACGTCGAGTACGGCTATTCCTGCATGGGCTACGAGATCAACGCCGCACTGGGGGTGAAACTCGCCGAGCCGAGCAAAGAGGTCTACGCCCTGGTCGGCGATGGCTCCTACATGATGCTGCACTCGGAGCTGGCCACCTCGATCCAGGAGCGGCGCAAGATCAACGTGGTGCTGCTGGACAACATGGCCTTTGGTTGCATCAACAACCTGCAGATCGGCAATGGCATGGACAGCTTCGGCACCGAGTTCCGCTACCGCAACCCCGAGAGCGGCAAGCTCGACGGCGGCCTGGTGCCGGTGGACTTCGCCATGAGCGCGGCGGCGTATGGCTGCAAGACCTACAAGGTCAGCACCGTGGAACAACTCGAAGCGGCGCTGGCGGATGCGCGCACACAAACGGTGTCGACGCTGATTGATATCAAGGTCCTGCCAAAAACCATGATCCACGGCTACCTGTCGTGGTGGCGGGTGGGGGTGGCGCAGGTGTCCACCAGCGCACGCACGAACGCCGCTGCAAAAAAACTCAATGAACAGCTGGCGAAAGCCCGGCAGTACTAA
- a CDS encoding Gfo/Idh/MocA family protein codes for MSLKLGVIGTGAIGRDHIRRCSQTLLNSQVVAVTDINLEQAAKVVADLNISAEVYADGHALINSPEVEAVLVTSWGPSHEEFVLAAIAAGKPVFCEKPLAVTAAGCRKIVDAEVAYGKRLVQVGFMRPYDEGYRALKAVIDSGQIGEPLMLHCAHRNPTVGENYKTDMAITDTLIHELDVLRWLLNDDYVSVQVVFPRKTSKALAHLRDPQIVLLETAKGTRIDVEVFVNCQYGYDIQCEVVGETGIAKLPEPSQVQLRSGAKLSNAILMDWKDRFIGAYDVELQAFIDSVRAGQVGGPSAWDGFAAAVAADACIEAQNSEQIVKVSLPDRPHFYG; via the coding sequence ATGTCGTTGAAGCTTGGAGTCATCGGTACCGGCGCCATCGGCCGTGACCACATCCGTCGTTGCAGCCAGACCCTGCTCAACAGCCAGGTGGTGGCGGTGACCGACATCAACCTGGAGCAAGCGGCCAAGGTGGTGGCGGACTTGAACATCAGCGCCGAGGTGTATGCCGACGGCCACGCGCTGATCAATTCGCCAGAAGTGGAGGCGGTGCTCGTCACCTCCTGGGGTCCGAGCCATGAAGAGTTCGTGCTCGCCGCCATCGCCGCGGGCAAACCGGTGTTCTGCGAAAAACCCTTGGCGGTCACCGCCGCCGGTTGCCGCAAGATCGTCGACGCCGAAGTTGCCTACGGCAAGCGCCTGGTGCAAGTGGGCTTCATGCGCCCGTATGACGAAGGTTATCGCGCCCTGAAAGCAGTGATCGACAGCGGCCAGATCGGCGAGCCGCTGATGCTGCACTGCGCGCACCGCAACCCGACGGTGGGCGAGAACTACAAGACCGACATGGCGATCACCGACACCCTGATCCACGAGCTGGATGTGTTGCGCTGGCTGCTCAACGACGACTACGTGTCGGTGCAGGTGGTGTTCCCGCGCAAGACCAGCAAGGCCCTGGCCCACCTGCGCGACCCGCAGATCGTGCTGCTGGAAACCGCCAAGGGCACGCGCATCGACGTGGAAGTGTTTGTGAACTGCCAATACGGCTACGACATCCAGTGCGAAGTGGTGGGGGAGACCGGTATCGCCAAGCTGCCGGAGCCTTCACAGGTGCAACTGCGCAGCGGTGCGAAGCTGTCGAATGCGATTCTGATGGATTGGAAGGACCGTTTTATCGGCGCCTATGACGTGGAGTTGCAGGCGTTTATCGACAGCGTGCGTGCGGGGCAGGTGGGTGGGCCTTCGGCGTGGGATGGCTTTGCGGCAGCGGTGGCGGCGGATGCGTGCATTGAAGCGCAGAACAGCGAGCAGATTGTGAAAGTGAGCTTGCCGGATCGCCCGCACTTCTACGGCTAA
- a CDS encoding Gfo/Idh/MocA family oxidoreductase produces the protein MRIGLVGYGHGGRFFHAPLIATLPGATFVGVVTRSPERRQQLASDHPGLKAFDSIGQIVEAGVDALVISTTLKGRPALVLEAIEHGIPVVSDKPFAANAEQAQALITAAERHEVLLSVYQNRRWDSDYLTLRKLIDAGALGSITRFESRVERYSPQAVGNASGGGWLRDLGSHLVDQALQLFGPVDRVFAQLQFSAEHPSLDHGFFVSLTHANGVISHLWGSALQNSQAPRFRVSGTLGCYTVEGLDGQEEALMAGKTPKTEGEHWGAEEHRRWGWFEQGPERERVPSEKGCWTQFYQQLQRAVQGQGPLPVDAYDALETTRILDAARLSAERQQVVSTKIE, from the coding sequence ATGCGAATCGGACTAGTCGGCTACGGCCACGGAGGGCGCTTTTTTCATGCGCCGCTGATTGCAACCTTGCCCGGCGCCACCTTTGTCGGCGTCGTCACACGATCCCCCGAACGCCGCCAGCAGTTGGCAAGCGACCATCCCGGCCTCAAGGCCTTTGATTCCATCGGCCAGATCGTCGAAGCCGGTGTCGACGCCCTGGTCATCTCCACCACCCTCAAAGGCCGGCCCGCGCTGGTGCTGGAAGCCATCGAACACGGCATCCCGGTGGTCAGCGACAAACCCTTCGCCGCCAACGCCGAACAGGCCCAGGCGTTGATTACCGCCGCCGAACGCCATGAGGTGCTGCTCAGCGTCTACCAGAACCGGCGCTGGGATTCGGACTACCTGACCCTGCGCAAACTCATCGATGCCGGCGCCCTGGGCAGCATCACCCGCTTTGAATCCCGTGTGGAACGCTACAGCCCGCAAGCCGTCGGCAATGCCAGCGGCGGCGGTTGGTTGCGTGACCTCGGCAGCCATCTGGTGGACCAGGCCCTGCAACTGTTCGGTCCGGTGGATCGGGTTTTCGCGCAGCTACAGTTCAGCGCGGAGCACCCGAGCCTCGATCATGGTTTTTTCGTCTCCCTGACCCACGCCAATGGCGTGATTTCCCACCTGTGGGGCAGCGCCTTGCAAAACAGCCAGGCGCCGCGCTTTCGCGTAAGTGGCACCTTGGGTTGTTACACCGTCGAAGGGCTGGACGGCCAGGAAGAGGCGTTGATGGCCGGCAAGACCCCGAAAACGGAAGGCGAGCATTGGGGCGCGGAAGAACACCGGCGCTGGGGCTGGTTCGAGCAAGGTCCGGAACGCGAGCGGGTGCCGTCGGAAAAGGGCTGCTGGACGCAGTTCTATCAGCAGTTGCAACGGGCTGTGCAAGGGCAGGGGCCGTTGCCGGTGGATGCCTATGACGCGCTGGAAACCACCCGTATATTGGACGCCGCACGCCTCAGCGCCGAGCGCCAGCAGGTGGTTTCAACAAAAATAGAATAA